In Eubalaena glacialis isolate mEubGla1 chromosome 4, mEubGla1.1.hap2.+ XY, whole genome shotgun sequence, one DNA window encodes the following:
- the FCHO1 gene encoding F-BAR domain only protein 1 isoform X9 — protein sequence MSYFGEYFWGEKNHGFEVLYHSVKQGPISTKELADFIRERATIEETYSKAMAKLSKLASNGTSVGTFAPLWEVFRVSSDKLALCHLELTRKLQDLIKDVLRYGEEQLKAQKKVLAGVSQLLPKSRENYLNRCMDQERLRRESTSQKEMDKAETKTKKAAESLRRSVEKYNSARADFEQKMLDSALRFQAMEETHLRQMKALLGSYAHSVEDTHVQIGQVHEEFKQNIENISVEMLLRKFAESKGTGQEKPGPLDFEAYSAAALQEAVKRLRGAKAFRLPGLSRREREPPAAVDSLEPDSGTCPEVDEEGFTVRPDVTQNSTAEPSRFSSSDSDFDDEEPRKFYVHIKPAQARAPTCSPEAAAAQLRATAGSLILPPGPGGTMKRHSSRDTAGKLQRPRSAPRAGSCAEKLQSDEQVSRNLFGPPLESAFDHEDFTGSSSLGFTSSPSPFSSSSPENVEDSGLDSPSHAAPGPSPDSWVPRPGTPQSPPTCRVPPPESRGTQPLLPSDSPQPLAPSPGPWGVEAVAGGDLMPVPADLAAREGLAAPPRRLRSRKASCPLMRSNGDLSRSLSPSPLGSSAPSNIPERPSFSFQAGHGVSRGPSPVVLGSQDALPVATAFTEYVHAYFRGHNPSCLARVTGELTMTFPAGIVRVFSGTPPPPVLSFRLVHTAPIEHFHPNADLLFRNLEEKRLLWKLPDVSETGGSGRLSASWEPCSGPSTPSPVAAQFTSEGATLSGVDLELVGSGYRMSLVKRRFATGMYLVS from the exons GGAGAGAAGAACCATGGCTTTGAGGTCCTGTACCACAGTGTGAAGCAGGGGCCCATCTCCACCAAGGAGCTGGCAGACTTCATCCGGGAGAG GGCCACCATCGAGGAGACCTACTCGAAGGCAATGGCAAAACTTTCCAAGCTGGCCAGCAACGGGACCTCGGTGGG GACCTTCGCCCCACTCTGGGAGGTCTTCCGAGTCTCCTCAGACAAGCTGGCGCTCTGCCACCTGGAGCTGACACGGAAGCTGCAGGACCTCATCAAGGACGTGCTCCGCTACGGCGAGGAACAGCTTAAGGCACAGAAGAAG GTCCTTGCAGGCGTCAGCCAGCTCCTGCCCAAGTCCCGCGAGAACTACCTGAACCGTTGCATGGACCAGGAGCGGCTGCGGAGGGAGAGCACCAGCCAGAAGGAGATGGACAAG GCAGAGACCAAGACCAAGAAGGCAGCAGAGAGCCTGCGGCGTTCAGTGGAGAAGTACAACTCAGCCCGTGCTGACTTCGAGCAGAAGATGCTGGACTCAGCTCTG CGCTTCCAAGCCATGGAGGAGACCCACCTGCGGCAAATGAAGGCACTGCTGGGCTCTTATGCTCACTCAGTGGAGGACACCCATGTGCAGATTGGGCAG GTACATGAGGAGTTTAAGCAGAACATAGAAAACATCAGCGTGGAGATGCTGCTGAGGAAGTTTGCAGAGAGCAAGGGCACAGGCCAGGAGAAGCCTG ggcctttggaCTTTGAGGCGTACAGTGCGGCTGCCCTGCAGGAAG CAGTGAAACGTTTGCGGGGAGCCAAGGCCTTTCGCCTCCCAGGACTGAGCCGGCGGGAGCGGGAGCCACCTGCAGCTGT AGATTCCCTGGAGCCCGATTCAGGG ACATGTCCAGAGGTGGATGAAGAAGGTTTCACTGTCCGGCCTGATGTGACCCAGAACA GCACAGCGGAGCCCTCCCGCTTCTCATCCAGCGACTCCGATTTTGATGATGAGGAGCCCCGCAAATTCTACGTGCACATCAAGCCCGCCCAGGCCCGGGCCCCAACCTGCAGCCCCGAGGCAGCTGCAGCACAGCTTAGGGCCACAGCTGGCAGCCTCATCCTTCCTCCTGGCCCAGGG GGCACCATGAAACGCCATTCTTCAC GGGACACTGCTGGGAAACTACAGAGGCCTCGATCTGCCCCAAGGGCTGGCAG CTGTGCAGAGAAGCTGCAATCGGATGAGCAGGTTTCCAGGAACCTCTTTGGGCCTCCCTTAGAGTCCGCCTTTGACCATGAAGATTTCACAG gctcTAGCAGTCTTGGCTTCACCTCCAGCCCCTcgcctttctcttcctcgtcgCCCGAGAACGTGGAGGACTCCGGCCTGGACTCACCGTCCCACGCGGCACCCGGCCCCTCCCCGGATTCCTGGGTTCCCCGCCCGGGCACCCCACAGAGCCCACCTACCTGTAGGGTGCCGCCCCCAGAGTCGAGGGGGACGCAGCCCCTGCTGCCATCAGACTCACCACAGCCCCTTGCACCATCCCCGGGTCCCTGGGGGGTGGAGGCTGTGGCTGGAGGAG ACTTGATGCCTGTACCTGCTGACCTTGCAGCCAGGGAGGGCCTGGCAGCCCCACCCCGGAGACTTCGCTCCAGGAAAGCATCCTGTCCCCTCATGCGCAGCAACGGGGACCTG TCTCGTTCCCTGAGCCCCTCCCCACTGGGCTCTTCAGCCCCCAGCAACATCCCAGAACGGCCCAGCTTCTCATTCCAGGCAGGACATG gagTCTCCCGGGGCCCAAGCCCTGTGGTCCTGGGCTCCCAGGATGCCCTGCCCGTGGCCACTGCCTTCACTGAGTATGTCCACGCCTACTTCCGTGGCCACAACCCCAG CTGCCTGGCTCGAGTAACTGGGGAGCTGACCATGACCTTCCCTGCTGGTATCGTGCGTGTGTTCAGCGGAACCCCGCCCCCACCGGTCCTCAGCTTCCGCCTCGTGCACACGGCCCCCATTGAGCACTTCCACCCCAATGCTGACCTGCTCTTCAG GAACCTGGAGGAGAAGCGGCTCCTATGGAAGCTTCCGGATGTGTCCGAGACAGGGG GCTCTGGCCGCCTGTCTGCCAGCTGGGAGCCATGCTCGGGGCCCAGCACACCCAGCCCTGTGGCTGCTCAGTTCACCAGCGAGGGGGCCACTCTGTCCGGCGTGGACCTGGAGCTGGTGGGGAGTGGCTACCGCATGTCACTGGTAAAGAGAAGGTTCGCCACAG GGATGTACCTGGTGAGCTGA
- the FCHO1 gene encoding F-BAR domain only protein 1 isoform X4, whose protein sequence is MSYFGEYFWGEKNHGFEVLYHSVKQGPISTKELADFIRERTFAPLWEVFRVSSDKLALCHLELTRKLQDLIKDVLRYGEEQLKAQKKCKEEAVGTLDAVQVLAGVSQLLPKSRENYLNRCMDQERLRRESTSQKEMDKAETKTKKAAESLRRSVEKYNSARADFEQKMLDSALRFQAMEETHLRQMKALLGSYAHSVEDTHVQIGQVHEEFKQNIENISVEMLLRKFAESKGTGQEKPGPLDFEAYSAAALQEAVKRLRGAKAFRLPGLSRREREPPAAVDSLEPDSGTCPEVDEEGFTVRPDVTQNSTAEPSRFSSSDSDFDDEEPRKFYVHIKPAQARAPTCSPEAAAAQLRATAGSLILPPGPGGTMKRHSSRDTAGKLQRPRSAPRAGSCAEKLQSDEQVSRNLFGPPLESAFDHEDFTGSSSLGFTSSPSPFSSSSPENVEDSGLDSPSHAAPGPSPDSWVPRPGTPQSPPTCRVPPPESRGTQPLLPSDSPQPLAPSPGPWGVEAVAGGDLMPVPADLAAREGLAAPPRRLRSRKASCPLMRSNGDLSRSLSPSPLGSSAPSNIPERPSFSFQAGHGVSRGPSPVVLGSQDALPVATAFTEYVHAYFRGHNPSCLARVTGELTMTFPAGIVRVFSGTPPPPVLSFRLVHTAPIEHFHPNADLLFSDPSQSDPETKDFWLNMAALTEALQRQAEQNPAASYYNVVLLRYQFSRPGAQSVPLQLSTHWQCGATLTQVSVEYSYRPGATAVPTPLTNVQILLPVGEPVTNVRLQPAATWNLEEKRLLWKLPDVSETGGSGRLSASWEPCSGPSTPSPVAAQFTSEGATLSGVDLELVGSGYRMSLVKRRFATGMYLVS, encoded by the exons GGAGAGAAGAACCATGGCTTTGAGGTCCTGTACCACAGTGTGAAGCAGGGGCCCATCTCCACCAAGGAGCTGGCAGACTTCATCCGGGAGAG GACCTTCGCCCCACTCTGGGAGGTCTTCCGAGTCTCCTCAGACAAGCTGGCGCTCTGCCACCTGGAGCTGACACGGAAGCTGCAGGACCTCATCAAGGACGTGCTCCGCTACGGCGAGGAACAGCTTAAGGCACAGAAGAAG TGCAAAGAGGAAGCGGTGGGCACCCTGGACGCTGTGCAGGTCCTTGCAGGCGTCAGCCAGCTCCTGCCCAAGTCCCGCGAGAACTACCTGAACCGTTGCATGGACCAGGAGCGGCTGCGGAGGGAGAGCACCAGCCAGAAGGAGATGGACAAG GCAGAGACCAAGACCAAGAAGGCAGCAGAGAGCCTGCGGCGTTCAGTGGAGAAGTACAACTCAGCCCGTGCTGACTTCGAGCAGAAGATGCTGGACTCAGCTCTG CGCTTCCAAGCCATGGAGGAGACCCACCTGCGGCAAATGAAGGCACTGCTGGGCTCTTATGCTCACTCAGTGGAGGACACCCATGTGCAGATTGGGCAG GTACATGAGGAGTTTAAGCAGAACATAGAAAACATCAGCGTGGAGATGCTGCTGAGGAAGTTTGCAGAGAGCAAGGGCACAGGCCAGGAGAAGCCTG ggcctttggaCTTTGAGGCGTACAGTGCGGCTGCCCTGCAGGAAG CAGTGAAACGTTTGCGGGGAGCCAAGGCCTTTCGCCTCCCAGGACTGAGCCGGCGGGAGCGGGAGCCACCTGCAGCTGT AGATTCCCTGGAGCCCGATTCAGGG ACATGTCCAGAGGTGGATGAAGAAGGTTTCACTGTCCGGCCTGATGTGACCCAGAACA GCACAGCGGAGCCCTCCCGCTTCTCATCCAGCGACTCCGATTTTGATGATGAGGAGCCCCGCAAATTCTACGTGCACATCAAGCCCGCCCAGGCCCGGGCCCCAACCTGCAGCCCCGAGGCAGCTGCAGCACAGCTTAGGGCCACAGCTGGCAGCCTCATCCTTCCTCCTGGCCCAGGG GGCACCATGAAACGCCATTCTTCAC GGGACACTGCTGGGAAACTACAGAGGCCTCGATCTGCCCCAAGGGCTGGCAG CTGTGCAGAGAAGCTGCAATCGGATGAGCAGGTTTCCAGGAACCTCTTTGGGCCTCCCTTAGAGTCCGCCTTTGACCATGAAGATTTCACAG gctcTAGCAGTCTTGGCTTCACCTCCAGCCCCTcgcctttctcttcctcgtcgCCCGAGAACGTGGAGGACTCCGGCCTGGACTCACCGTCCCACGCGGCACCCGGCCCCTCCCCGGATTCCTGGGTTCCCCGCCCGGGCACCCCACAGAGCCCACCTACCTGTAGGGTGCCGCCCCCAGAGTCGAGGGGGACGCAGCCCCTGCTGCCATCAGACTCACCACAGCCCCTTGCACCATCCCCGGGTCCCTGGGGGGTGGAGGCTGTGGCTGGAGGAG ACTTGATGCCTGTACCTGCTGACCTTGCAGCCAGGGAGGGCCTGGCAGCCCCACCCCGGAGACTTCGCTCCAGGAAAGCATCCTGTCCCCTCATGCGCAGCAACGGGGACCTG TCTCGTTCCCTGAGCCCCTCCCCACTGGGCTCTTCAGCCCCCAGCAACATCCCAGAACGGCCCAGCTTCTCATTCCAGGCAGGACATG gagTCTCCCGGGGCCCAAGCCCTGTGGTCCTGGGCTCCCAGGATGCCCTGCCCGTGGCCACTGCCTTCACTGAGTATGTCCACGCCTACTTCCGTGGCCACAACCCCAG CTGCCTGGCTCGAGTAACTGGGGAGCTGACCATGACCTTCCCTGCTGGTATCGTGCGTGTGTTCAGCGGAACCCCGCCCCCACCGGTCCTCAGCTTCCGCCTCGTGCACACGGCCCCCATTGAGCACTTCCACCCCAATGCTGACCTGCTCTTCAG TGACCCCTCCCAGAGCGACCCTGAGACCAAAGACTTCTGGCTCAACATGGCGGCTCTGACTGAAGCCCTGCAGCGTCAGGCAGAACAGAATCCAGCTGCCTCCTACTACAACGTAGTGCTGCTGCGGTACCAG TTCTCCCGCCCCGGTGCCCAGTCCGTGCCTCTGCAGCTGAGCACCCACTGGCAGTGCGGGGCGACCCTCACTCAGGTCTCGGTGGAGTACAGCTACCGGCCTGGTGCCACGGCCGTGCCCACGCCACTCACCAATGTCCAGATCCTGCTGCCCGTAGGGGAGCCTGTGACCAACGTCCGCCTGCAGCCGGCTGCCACCTG GAACCTGGAGGAGAAGCGGCTCCTATGGAAGCTTCCGGATGTGTCCGAGACAGGGG GCTCTGGCCGCCTGTCTGCCAGCTGGGAGCCATGCTCGGGGCCCAGCACACCCAGCCCTGTGGCTGCTCAGTTCACCAGCGAGGGGGCCACTCTGTCCGGCGTGGACCTGGAGCTGGTGGGGAGTGGCTACCGCATGTCACTGGTAAAGAGAAGGTTCGCCACAG GGATGTACCTGGTGAGCTGA